The Dehalococcoidia bacterium genome includes a window with the following:
- the thiE gene encoding thiamine phosphate synthase, with protein MNQKEAPHFTKEWLLSALSYVRRDFEATITQSVNDDRALIRLQTAQNLGLDTIAHDAITAIDQAIVDANNLQWPGGIEIRYVALLGALKSLASASTALQPNTPDLPHLSYLTDLMRKAEYLAASNFRRRLAKKFTGIYVIVDPELTNGRDIRWVVEQSIKGGASAIQLRVKNKDKGDWLKLTSDVSQVCNSEDVVFIVNDHADIAVASNSHGVHLGQHDLPPESAREVLNPWQLIGTSNALLTEAQDSYRKGCDYLAVGRMFPTSSKSNTRHAGLETLSAIRESIPEDGPPIIAIGGINLANANQVKTAGADCICVISAVTLAKNPCDAVVRLRDAFLAS; from the coding sequence ATGAATCAAAAAGAGGCACCTCATTTTACAAAGGAATGGTTATTGAGTGCGTTGAGCTATGTTCGGCGTGATTTTGAGGCAACAATCACCCAAAGCGTTAATGATGATCGTGCCCTGATTAGATTACAGACTGCTCAGAATTTGGGGCTGGATACGATTGCTCATGATGCAATAACTGCTATTGATCAGGCTATAGTAGATGCAAATAACTTGCAGTGGCCTGGGGGGATAGAAATTCGGTACGTAGCACTTTTAGGAGCACTTAAGTCCTTGGCTAGTGCCAGCACGGCTCTTCAGCCGAACACTCCCGATTTGCCTCATTTGAGCTACCTTACAGATTTGATGAGGAAAGCAGAATACTTGGCAGCCAGTAATTTTCGTAGACGCTTAGCGAAAAAATTTACTGGCATATACGTCATTGTAGACCCTGAACTAACAAATGGTCGGGACATTCGGTGGGTAGTGGAGCAGTCAATAAAAGGCGGAGCTAGTGCGATCCAACTAAGAGTAAAAAATAAGGATAAAGGAGATTGGCTGAAATTAACTTCCGACGTATCGCAGGTTTGTAATTCTGAGGATGTAGTTTTTATTGTTAATGATCATGCAGATATTGCCGTTGCATCGAATTCTCACGGGGTACATTTAGGCCAGCACGACTTACCACCTGAAAGTGCAAGAGAAGTTTTAAACCCATGGCAATTAATTGGAACTTCAAATGCATTGCTCACAGAAGCACAGGATTCTTATAGAAAAGGGTGCGATTATCTTGCTGTGGGTAGAATGTTTCCGACTAGCTCAAAAAGCAACACTAGACATGCAGGTCTTGAAACGCTAAGTGCTATTCGGGAGAGTATACCGGAAGATGGACCGCCAATAATTGCCATTGGTGGTATAAATTTGGCAAATGCGAACCAGGTAAAAACCGCAGGTGCGGATTGTATTTGCGTGATTTCTGCAGTTACTCTTGCGAAGAATCCATGTGATGCAGTAGTACGTCTGCGGGATGCTTTCCTCGCTAGTTAA
- a CDS encoding NADH-quinone oxidoreductase subunit N, translating to MGIESTDLIAILPELALILLASSVLFIDLIFPKKALGQALGILGLFFPICATLFLWNEVSGNGAYFAFQSSLLTDHFALFFKLIILVVLGLVLISCSDYSKQSVTNSSYAKQFRENQSEFTALLLLSSAGLMLLGSSADLITIYLSLELASLPIVALIAFGKSSKSLEAALKFLVLSAISSAILIYGFAFLYGLTGTMRIISITEPTIAQVIIDSTSMASNVGIATAIVLITAGFGFKLSIVPFHMWTPDVYEGAPLPIGAFLSIASKAAAFAVILRIFYIAFGNVTLDWSIMFASLSAITMTVGNFIAIQQNSIKRLLGYSTIAHAGYMLIGVAAVTTIPPVTNDSYLGITSLLFYLGGYATMTLTAFFAALGIISKTGSGQIASLAGMGKRSPLIALVLSLSLISLIGIPPTVGFTGKLFLFNAAVSSGLIWLAIIAVLNSVVSAYYYTSIIRTMYFRNADDSSLIRISKPNLFALSVTSVSILVLGLWPAGLFEAASTAAKSLFN from the coding sequence ATGGGTATCGAAAGTACTGATTTAATTGCCATCTTGCCCGAGCTTGCGCTTATTCTGTTAGCTAGCAGCGTCTTATTCATTGATCTAATTTTCCCTAAGAAAGCTTTAGGCCAAGCGCTAGGGATTTTAGGATTATTTTTCCCAATATGTGCTACCTTATTCCTCTGGAATGAAGTTAGTGGCAATGGTGCCTATTTTGCTTTCCAGAGCTCCTTGCTTACAGACCATTTTGCTCTATTCTTCAAACTAATCATTCTTGTCGTCTTAGGACTAGTACTAATTTCATGCTCTGATTACTCAAAACAATCTGTCACAAATTCCAGCTACGCAAAGCAATTCCGCGAAAATCAATCTGAATTCACTGCATTACTCTTATTATCATCTGCGGGACTAATGTTATTAGGGAGTTCTGCCGATTTAATCACTATTTATTTATCGCTAGAACTTGCCTCATTACCAATTGTCGCACTCATAGCATTCGGAAAATCTAGTAAATCGCTAGAAGCTGCCCTTAAGTTTCTTGTTCTCTCAGCTATATCTTCCGCGATATTAATTTACGGATTTGCGTTTCTTTATGGGCTTACAGGAACAATGCGAATAATAAGTATTACCGAACCTACAATAGCTCAGGTTATTATCGATTCGACATCTATGGCTTCAAATGTAGGTATCGCAACAGCGATAGTACTCATTACGGCAGGTTTTGGGTTCAAGCTTTCCATCGTTCCTTTCCACATGTGGACTCCAGACGTTTACGAAGGTGCACCGCTACCTATTGGTGCATTTTTGTCCATCGCAAGTAAAGCTGCCGCCTTTGCAGTCATCCTTCGCATCTTTTACATAGCTTTTGGTAACGTAACCTTAGATTGGTCGATCATGTTCGCGTCACTATCAGCCATCACTATGACTGTAGGGAATTTTATTGCTATCCAGCAAAATTCGATAAAACGATTATTGGGGTACAGTACGATTGCTCATGCTGGCTACATGCTTATTGGAGTCGCTGCAGTTACAACAATTCCACCAGTAACTAATGATTCTTATCTTGGAATAACCAGCTTGCTTTTTTACCTTGGTGGTTACGCGACAATGACGCTCACTGCATTTTTTGCGGCTTTAGGAATCATCTCCAAAACAGGAAGCGGGCAAATTGCTTCCCTTGCCGGTATGGGTAAACGCTCACCCTTAATAGCACTTGTGCTCAGCTTATCGCTCATCAGTTTAATTGGGATACCGCCCACTGTAGGGTTCACAGGGAAGCTCTTCCTCTTTAATGCAGCTGTAAGTTCAGGTTTAATTTGGCTTGCAATAATTGCTGTGCTAAATTCTGTTGTTTCAGCCTATTACTATACCTCCATCATTCGGACCATGTATTTTCGCAATGCAGATGATAGTTCCTTAATTAGAATTTCAAAGCCTAACCTATTTGCTCTATCCGTAACATCAGTTTCCATATTAGTATTGGGATTGTGGCCCGCCGGCCTTTTTGAAGCTGCGAGCACTGCCGCGAAAAGCTTATTTAACTAG
- a CDS encoding NADH-quinone oxidoreductase subunit M has product MLTLITFTPALGAILLVLLRGDARTTRFIALLTALVTLLLTLIIYFSYDTAQGGYQFVQRATWIEAFNIEYLVGIDGLSAPLILLNGILGLSAVLISWHISEKIHTYFMWLLLLQSAVMGVFVSLDLILFFVFWELELIPMFFLISSWGTGRREYSAMKFLIFTFLGSAFMFASILVLYFSYPELERTFDITVLAEKNLVNLLVPSSFVFMGFLVAFAVKLPIFPLHTWLPDAHTDAPTAVSVMLAGVLLKMGGYGLLRINAGLFPSELVSFAPVLATLAVINVLYGAFIVMRQNDLKRLVAYSSVSHMGFVVLGLASVSAVPGNLNAAGLNGAALQLFTHGTITGLLFVVVGLIYERTHTRNISDMSGIAKRVPLITVGFMVAGLASLGLPMTSGFVAEVLVFIGTFPAYQLATILTVTGVVLAAGYILWTAQRIFFGPITEKWNSLKDATPVDIAAMAILILPIFVIGIYPAIITEVFESGINPIFERFTF; this is encoded by the coding sequence ATGCTCACTCTAATTACATTCACCCCAGCTTTAGGTGCAATCCTCTTGGTATTGCTCCGTGGGGATGCTCGTACTACGAGATTCATCGCTTTACTTACTGCACTCGTTACATTACTGCTCACACTGATTATTTACTTTAGCTATGACACAGCGCAAGGTGGTTACCAATTCGTTCAACGAGCAACTTGGATTGAAGCCTTCAATATCGAATACCTCGTAGGCATTGATGGGCTCAGCGCGCCTCTCATACTGCTGAATGGGATTTTAGGATTATCTGCGGTTCTAATCTCATGGCATATTTCTGAAAAAATTCACACTTACTTTATGTGGCTATTGCTGCTCCAAAGTGCAGTGATGGGAGTTTTTGTTTCACTAGATTTAATTTTATTTTTTGTTTTCTGGGAACTTGAACTCATTCCTATGTTCTTCCTAATCTCTAGCTGGGGTACCGGGCGACGGGAATACTCTGCAATGAAATTCCTTATCTTCACCTTTCTGGGCTCAGCATTTATGTTCGCATCAATCCTCGTATTGTATTTTTCTTATCCTGAATTGGAGCGTACTTTCGATATTACAGTTCTAGCAGAAAAAAATTTGGTTAATCTGCTCGTACCATCATCCTTTGTGTTTATGGGCTTTTTAGTTGCTTTCGCGGTCAAGTTACCTATCTTCCCTCTTCATACCTGGCTTCCTGATGCACACACAGATGCTCCTACTGCAGTAAGTGTGATGCTCGCGGGGGTACTGCTTAAAATGGGAGGTTACGGTTTATTAAGAATCAATGCAGGGTTATTTCCTTCAGAATTAGTTTCTTTTGCCCCTGTTTTGGCGACGTTAGCAGTCATTAATGTCCTGTACGGTGCATTCATCGTAATGCGTCAAAATGATCTTAAACGTCTCGTTGCATACAGTAGTGTCAGCCATATGGGCTTCGTAGTTTTGGGACTAGCCTCAGTTAGTGCTGTACCAGGGAATTTAAATGCAGCAGGTTTAAATGGTGCGGCACTTCAGTTATTTACTCATGGAACTATAACTGGTCTCTTGTTTGTTGTAGTGGGGTTGATATACGAGCGAACTCATACCCGAAACATTTCTGATATGAGTGGTATAGCTAAGCGGGTACCTTTAATTACGGTCGGCTTCATGGTAGCGGGGCTTGCCTCACTTGGATTACCAATGACGAGTGGGTTTGTTGCCGAAGTACTCGTCTTCATAGGAACGTTCCCCGCGTACCAGTTAGCGACCATTCTCACAGTTACAGGAGTCGTGCTTGCTGCAGGGTATATTCTATGGACCGCACAGCGTATTTTTTTTGGCCCAATCACTGAAAAATGGAACTCACTAAAGGATGCAACGCCTGTTGATATTGCGGCGATGGCAATTTTAATATTACCCATATTTGTAATAGGTATATACCCAGCTATTATCACAGAGGTCTTTGAGTCTGGAATCAATCCTATTTTTGAAAGGTTTACCTTTTAA
- the nuoL gene encoding NADH-quinone oxidoreductase subunit L, translating into MISETLSWLIIGAPLMAGLSIIFLIRPWNSKLWKFSGYVGIFGVAVAFILSLIAIYSILEHSDPNFSAHTWFTIGEKGSSTSFEMTVGILLDPLSAIMTAIVSGVSMLVQIYSLGYMRKDVDSLESPWSDYPRYFAYLSLFTSSMLGLVLAYNLLQMFVFWELVGLFSYLLIGFWYHRPAAAAAAKKAFIVTRIGDFGFMIGILYLFFNRFEFIERGLNPLEIPAISEMAPLLGPGVATWVALGLFAGAIGKSAQFPLHTWLPDAMEGPTPVSSLIHAATMVAAGVFLVARLFDLFAVSTTAMNTVALIGGFTAIFAALMGLVANDIKRVLAFSTVSQLGYMFLAIGVGAPGVAMFHLFNHAFFKCLLFLGAGSVHHSVHTFDMRYMGGIRKWMPVTYVTTLIASLSLAGIFPLAGFWSKDEVLSSAFSNTDSVGKIVFFLALAAAFLTAFYITRLMLLTFHGDFRGGVDSVPLEERIPEESDLHTHKHESPKVMTFPMGILAILAIFSGLVANSIMDLGFIEAHWFSHFLHEKAPAFNILIASISTFTALAGITYAINLYRKGISELTNPTILGVFSQKILSNRFYLDHLYEGLIVKRVLYKGLFNFSHLMDKWIVDGSVNCLGWLGRNSGKAIAQLQTGQAQVYGLGVSLGVVVILLFFQLQ; encoded by the coding sequence ATGATATCTGAAACGTTATCATGGCTGATAATTGGTGCTCCGCTAATGGCGGGGCTATCGATCATTTTCTTAATCCGGCCTTGGAACTCAAAGCTTTGGAAATTCTCAGGTTACGTGGGGATATTTGGAGTAGCAGTTGCATTTATATTAAGCCTCATTGCCATCTACTCAATTTTAGAACATTCGGATCCTAACTTTTCCGCTCATACGTGGTTCACCATTGGAGAAAAAGGGAGCAGCACATCTTTTGAAATGACTGTTGGAATATTGCTTGATCCTTTGTCAGCGATCATGACAGCAATAGTCTCAGGAGTAAGTATGCTTGTTCAAATATACTCATTGGGGTATATGCGAAAAGATGTCGATTCTCTGGAATCACCATGGTCGGATTACCCACGGTATTTTGCCTATCTCTCATTATTTACCTCGTCAATGTTAGGCCTAGTGCTTGCCTACAATCTATTGCAAATGTTTGTCTTTTGGGAGCTTGTTGGATTGTTCTCATACCTATTAATCGGCTTCTGGTACCACAGACCTGCTGCTGCTGCTGCTGCAAAAAAAGCATTTATTGTTACTCGGATTGGTGATTTCGGTTTTATGATCGGTATCCTCTATCTCTTCTTTAACCGTTTCGAATTTATTGAACGTGGCCTAAATCCGCTTGAAATTCCTGCCATCAGTGAAATGGCCCCTCTCTTAGGACCTGGAGTAGCGACTTGGGTTGCACTAGGTCTGTTCGCTGGAGCAATCGGAAAATCTGCTCAATTTCCATTGCACACATGGCTACCCGACGCTATGGAAGGCCCCACTCCAGTTAGCTCCTTAATTCACGCAGCAACCATGGTTGCTGCAGGAGTATTTCTCGTCGCTCGATTATTTGATTTATTTGCAGTAAGTACTACAGCTATGAATACAGTAGCTCTTATTGGTGGATTTACGGCAATATTTGCTGCATTAATGGGATTAGTTGCTAACGATATAAAACGAGTATTGGCTTTTTCTACTGTGAGTCAACTTGGCTATATGTTCTTAGCAATAGGAGTTGGTGCGCCAGGTGTCGCAATGTTCCATCTTTTCAATCATGCCTTCTTTAAATGTCTGCTCTTCTTAGGTGCTGGCTCTGTTCATCATTCCGTCCACACGTTTGATATGCGTTATATGGGTGGTATTCGAAAGTGGATGCCGGTAACGTACGTAACTACTCTAATCGCAAGCCTGAGCCTTGCAGGAATTTTCCCTCTCGCCGGTTTTTGGTCTAAAGACGAAGTCCTATCTTCCGCGTTCTCCAATACGGACTCCGTTGGCAAAATTGTTTTTTTCTTGGCGCTGGCAGCAGCGTTTTTAACCGCCTTTTACATCACGCGCCTAATGCTCTTAACTTTTCACGGAGATTTCCGAGGAGGCGTCGATTCAGTGCCGTTAGAGGAACGTATCCCTGAGGAATCTGACCTCCACACCCACAAACACGAATCTCCCAAAGTAATGACTTTCCCTATGGGTATTTTGGCTATCTTAGCAATTTTTTCGGGTCTAGTAGCTAATTCGATAATGGATCTTGGATTTATTGAAGCCCATTGGTTTTCACATTTCCTTCACGAAAAAGCACCTGCTTTCAACATATTGATTGCATCTATATCCACATTTACAGCTTTAGCAGGTATTACGTACGCAATTAATCTTTATCGCAAAGGGATTTCTGAACTAACAAATCCGACTATACTTGGAGTATTCTCCCAAAAAATATTATCGAACCGGTTTTATCTAGATCACCTTTATGAAGGCCTGATCGTAAAGAGAGTTCTATACAAAGGCCTATTCAATTTCTCACATCTAATGGACAAATGGATCGTAGATGGCAGTGTTAATTGCCTCGGATGGTTGGGGCGCAATAGCGGAAAAGCCATTGCGCAGCTTCAAACTGGACAGGCTCAAGTTTATGGATTAGGAGTTTCGCTAGGAGTAGTAGTTATCTTGCTATTCTTCCAGTTGCAGTAA
- the nuoK gene encoding NADH-quinone oxidoreductase subunit NuoK — protein sequence MLERLLIISAILFCIGLYGALSRKHIISILMSAEIMFNAANLALVAFSRYTVPASYRFPASSANPEQLLLGGQTLAIFVIVVAAAEVALGLALIIAIARRQNTSQITNLNFMRG from the coding sequence ATGTTAGAACGATTGTTAATCATATCCGCAATTCTTTTCTGCATCGGACTTTACGGAGCCCTCTCAAGGAAGCATATTATTTCTATTCTTATGTCAGCCGAGATTATGTTTAATGCAGCTAATTTGGCCTTAGTCGCTTTTTCCCGCTACACAGTACCCGCTTCCTATAGATTCCCCGCATCATCTGCCAATCCTGAGCAATTGCTCCTTGGAGGCCAAACGTTAGCGATATTTGTAATTGTCGTTGCAGCTGCCGAAGTTGCACTCGGATTAGCCTTAATCATTGCAATTGCACGCAGGCAAAATACTTCTCAAATTACCAATCTTAATTTTATGCGAGGCTGA
- a CDS encoding NADH-quinone oxidoreductase subunit J, translating to MALDNIFSEIVFWVLATLSIVSAVLVIHLKSIFRSALMLLVSFVGVAGIFAILNAEFLAIVQVLIYGGGITVLIIFAIMMTTDVDQGNQSNKIQLLALLSAISILGVLTYSIIQAQWKVLPSTLPEPMIDVFVNSPAYLGHLLLNEFVLAFEIAGVLLLAVVVGALSLVRED from the coding sequence TTGGCTCTAGACAATATCTTTTCTGAAATTGTTTTCTGGGTACTTGCAACATTAAGTATCGTTTCTGCAGTTCTGGTCATTCACTTGAAAAGCATCTTTAGATCTGCATTAATGTTGCTTGTAAGTTTTGTAGGAGTTGCAGGTATTTTTGCAATCCTCAATGCGGAGTTTTTAGCAATTGTACAGGTCTTAATTTACGGTGGTGGTATTACAGTTTTAATTATTTTCGCAATAATGATGACCACAGATGTAGACCAAGGGAACCAAAGTAACAAAATACAATTACTTGCATTATTGTCCGCAATCTCAATCCTAGGTGTTTTAACCTATAGTATTATTCAGGCCCAATGGAAAGTTTTACCAAGCACACTGCCTGAGCCGATGATCGATGTTTTTGTAAACTCTCCGGCTTACCTCGGACATCTTCTGCTCAACGAGTTTGTTCTCGCTTTTGAAATAGCTGGAGTTTTATTACTAGCTGTGGTCGTAGGTGCATTGTCATTGGTGAGAGAAGACTAA
- a CDS encoding NADH-quinone oxidoreductase subunit I, with translation MYGIGIIKGLGVTLRNLVRTPFTIQYPEKKIPQHSRFRGQEFSWYEQRCTGCASCAKYCPLGIIRIVTDPDGGNEQDGGSYKVEVFDIDQARCMYCGLCVEACPYDALHMGTGFEAAKLTRQELVIDINTLKERAKHPSTWYRPQLERNEFNPYEEGSLEWDKVGREPFFWHPKRPGQISDEMDHRASSKGTYEGEDN, from the coding sequence ATGTATGGAATTGGAATAATTAAAGGCCTCGGAGTAACTCTAAGGAATTTAGTCAGAACTCCTTTTACCATTCAATATCCTGAGAAAAAAATCCCACAGCATTCTCGCTTTAGAGGCCAAGAATTCAGCTGGTATGAACAACGCTGCACTGGCTGTGCAAGCTGTGCCAAATATTGCCCGTTAGGAATTATCCGAATAGTAACTGACCCTGATGGTGGAAATGAACAAGACGGTGGAAGTTACAAAGTAGAGGTGTTTGATATAGATCAAGCACGATGCATGTACTGCGGCCTTTGCGTTGAAGCATGCCCTTATGATGCTTTGCACATGGGGACAGGTTTTGAAGCTGCCAAGCTCACTCGTCAAGAGCTAGTAATCGATATCAATACTTTAAAAGAAAGAGCCAAGCACCCGAGCACATGGTATAGACCTCAGCTTGAACGCAATGAATTTAACCCTTACGAAGAAGGCTCTCTCGAGTGGGACAAAGTTGGAAGAGAGCCATTTTTCTGGCATCCCAAGAGGCCAGGGCAAATTTCTGATGAAATGGATCACAGGGCAAGCTCTAAAGGAACTTACGAAGGAGAAGATAATTAA
- the nuoH gene encoding NADH-quinone oxidoreductase subunit NuoH, translating into MGETLANNSIYSSIYSSVLGLLGEDWSWLAYFIAGFSIILLITNTTLLLGTLYTWFERRLLGRFQGRLGPNRAGPFGILQPIADAVKLLTKEDIMARGVDKVVFTIAPVLMLAPTLLVLAVIPFGKNSWLVDINVAVLYIAAVSGISTIAVMMAGYSSNNTFSLFGSMRAVAMLVSYEVPLVMSLLGITVLAQSMSTIDIVEAQSIPFLLVTPLGAFIFLTAISAELNRAPFDVTEAESELVSGYMTEYSGMKYGIFMLAEFTNTVVAGAIFAVLFLQGWQWAILPSYLWFLIKIGMFVFVAIWVRATLPRYRLDQILSVAWKYLFPLSLLNVLLLAVEVIAWPNRGTSELLIMSLINWGVTIPAALIWSKFVSLQTGPSNGALQEHN; encoded by the coding sequence ATGGGTGAGACTCTCGCTAATAATTCAATCTATAGCAGTATCTATTCTTCCGTTTTAGGGCTTCTGGGTGAGGATTGGTCATGGCTAGCCTATTTTATTGCTGGGTTTTCAATCATTCTGCTTATAACCAACACAACCTTGCTTCTGGGAACTTTATATACTTGGTTTGAGCGAAGATTGCTTGGACGATTCCAAGGAAGATTAGGGCCAAATCGAGCAGGGCCTTTTGGTATATTGCAACCGATTGCGGATGCAGTAAAGCTCCTTACCAAAGAAGACATCATGGCAAGAGGAGTAGATAAAGTTGTATTTACTATTGCACCGGTACTCATGCTGGCTCCCACTCTTCTAGTATTGGCAGTAATTCCATTCGGCAAAAATTCCTGGCTTGTTGATATTAACGTAGCAGTTCTGTACATAGCTGCTGTGAGCGGTATTTCGACTATTGCAGTAATGATGGCAGGCTATTCCTCTAATAACACCTTCTCCCTTTTTGGCAGCATGAGAGCTGTGGCAATGCTTGTAAGCTATGAAGTGCCTCTAGTTATGTCTCTTTTGGGCATTACCGTCTTAGCTCAATCAATGTCTACAATTGATATTGTCGAAGCGCAATCAATCCCATTCTTATTGGTAACTCCCCTAGGTGCTTTCATATTCTTAACTGCAATCTCGGCAGAATTAAACCGTGCACCTTTCGATGTTACTGAAGCCGAATCTGAGTTAGTTTCCGGTTATATGACTGAGTATAGTGGTATGAAATATGGCATATTTATGCTTGCAGAATTCACCAATACTGTGGTGGCTGGGGCAATTTTTGCCGTGCTTTTCCTCCAAGGCTGGCAATGGGCAATACTGCCTTCCTATTTGTGGTTCCTCATAAAGATAGGGATGTTTGTTTTCGTGGCAATATGGGTACGCGCCACACTTCCAAGGTACCGACTCGACCAGATTCTCTCTGTAGCATGGAAATATTTATTTCCATTAAGCCTGTTAAATGTATTACTTCTAGCAGTTGAAGTAATTGCCTGGCCAAATCGAGGTACTAGCGAACTGCTAATTATGTCGCTGATCAACTGGGGAGTTACAATTCCAGCAGCATTAATATGGAGTAAGTTTGTTTCGTTGCAAACAGGTCCTTCTAATGGGGCCCTACAGGAGCATAATTAA
- a CDS encoding NADH-quinone oxidoreductase subunit D, which yields MTIPTEPVVVNVGPHHPSTHGVFRMKLTFDGENILDAEPVIGYLHRGTEKLAEERQYTQVITLTDRLDYVSSMTNNQAYVLSCEQLLGIAVPDRGKYLRVITAELQRIASHLIGVGFFLAELGVFGGTALMYAFRERERILEMFEMLCGARITLSYMRIGGVFQDTPDEFWTALRKFLDEMPAYADEMQSLVFDSEIVISRTRGVAVLSSEDALNASFTGPILRASGIGWDWRKELPYDAYDRVNFEIPTTKSGDNYDRFWVRMLEVRQSISIIEQCYKQIEPGPVRSTPAMLFRPEPGESYVPIEAPKGELGFYLVSDGSIAPYRCHVRAPSFMSLTLFREMLVGWKLADAIVTLGSLDFNMGEVDR from the coding sequence ATGACAATCCCCACTGAACCGGTAGTAGTAAATGTCGGTCCACATCACCCCAGTACGCACGGGGTTTTTAGAATGAAGCTCACATTTGACGGTGAAAACATACTTGATGCTGAACCCGTTATTGGCTACCTGCATAGAGGAACTGAAAAACTTGCCGAAGAGCGTCAATATACTCAAGTTATTACGTTAACCGACCGCCTAGATTACGTTTCCTCAATGACCAATAACCAAGCCTATGTTCTTTCTTGCGAGCAATTGCTAGGCATAGCTGTCCCAGATAGAGGCAAGTACCTTCGGGTCATTACAGCAGAACTACAAAGAATTGCAAGCCATCTAATTGGAGTGGGGTTTTTCCTTGCAGAACTTGGAGTATTTGGTGGAACTGCTCTGATGTATGCATTTAGGGAACGCGAGCGAATCCTTGAAATGTTTGAAATGCTGTGTGGCGCTAGAATTACTCTCTCGTATATGCGCATAGGAGGAGTATTCCAAGATACGCCAGATGAGTTTTGGACGGCGTTACGAAAATTCCTAGATGAAATGCCCGCATATGCTGATGAAATGCAATCCTTAGTTTTTGATAGTGAAATTGTAATTTCCAGAACCAGAGGCGTGGCAGTTCTTAGTAGCGAAGACGCACTCAATGCATCCTTCACTGGCCCCATACTTCGGGCATCTGGAATCGGCTGGGATTGGCGTAAAGAGCTACCTTATGATGCTTATGATCGTGTGAATTTCGAAATTCCCACCACAAAATCAGGAGATAATTACGATCGTTTTTGGGTTCGTATGCTTGAAGTAAGGCAATCCATTTCAATAATTGAACAATGCTACAAGCAAATTGAACCTGGTCCTGTCCGATCAACTCCTGCAATGTTATTCAGGCCAGAACCCGGTGAATCATATGTTCCTATAGAAGCACCAAAGGGAGAATTAGGATTTTATCTAGTCAGTGACGGGAGTATCGCCCCTTACCGCTGCCACGTTAGAGCACCATCATTTATGAGTCTCACTTTGTTCAGAGAAATGCTTGTAGGGTGGAAATTAGCTGATGCCATAGTGACATTAGGTAGCCTTGATTTCAATATGGGTGAGGTTGATCGCTAA
- a CDS encoding NADH-quinone oxidoreductase subunit C, which translates to MSVQIAIQQLGDSIESAFPNSITLSDSSGVWVKPESIVEICTYLKEDPGQDYGLLNSLTAVDYIEFFDVVYHLTSLSHKKMAILKTRVYGRDNLSVPSVHTIWKGAILQEREVWDLLGISFDGHPNLSRILTWEGFQGHALRRDYLEPPLPYTWPHGG; encoded by the coding sequence ATGAGTGTACAAATAGCAATACAACAATTAGGGGACTCTATTGAATCTGCTTTCCCTAATTCCATTACACTGTCTGATAGTAGCGGGGTATGGGTCAAGCCAGAATCAATCGTAGAAATTTGTACATACCTTAAAGAAGATCCTGGCCAAGATTATGGTCTTTTGAATTCCCTGACCGCTGTTGATTACATCGAATTTTTTGATGTTGTCTACCACCTTACTTCCCTAAGCCATAAGAAAATGGCGATTTTGAAAACTCGGGTATACGGGAGAGACAATCTTTCTGTTCCCAGCGTGCATACAATCTGGAAAGGTGCAATTTTACAGGAAAGAGAGGTCTGGGATCTCCTCGGAATTTCTTTCGATGGCCATCCAAATCTTTCTCGGATTCTGACATGGGAAGGATTCCAAGGTCATGCCTTGCGACGCGATTATTTAGAACCGCCATTACCCTATACGTGGCCTCATGGAGGGTAA